CAATCCTCCCGCTATCTGCTATCCTCCTGGCAAATCGCATTCGGAAGGGCCAGTTTGATGTCAAAAGCCAAGTCGACCTTTGTCTGCCAGAGTTGTGGCGCGATTTCCGTTCGATGGTCCGGACGCTGCGACGCGTGCGGCGAATGGAATACCATCGTCGAAGAAGAGGTCGTCGAGTCTGGAAAGCATACCCGTCAATCCTTCAAGGAGCAAGCTGCCGCACCCATTCCCATAACCGATAGCGCGCAAGGGGTTTCTACCCGCCTCGACATCCAACTCGCGGAGTGCAACCGCGTGATGGGCGGCGGAATTGTCCCCGGATCGTTGAC
The nucleotide sequence above comes from Candidatus Hydrogenedentota bacterium. Encoded proteins:
- a CDS encoding DNA repair protein RadA; protein product: MSKAKSTFVCQSCGAISVRWSGRCDACGEWNTIVEEEVVESGKHTRQSFKEQAAAPIPITDSAQGVSTRLDIQLAECNRVMGGGIVPGSLT